The DNA window GGTGGGCACCGGATCGCCGCGCCGGGCCGCCCAGCTGCTGTCCGTCCGCCCCGACCTGGAGATCGTCGAGATCCGCGGCAACGTGCCCACGCGCCTGGCGCGCGTCGTCGGCTCCGCGGTGGGCCCGGACGGGCCCATGGGGGCGGTGCGCGAACCCGACCTCGACGCCGTCGTGCTCGCCCTGGCCGGGCTGCGCCGGCTCGGGCTGGAGGCCTACGCGAGCCTGGTCCTGCCCGCGGCGCCCGCTGGGCCCGCGCCCCCGGACGGCGCCGCGGTCGGCCGGGCCTGCGGGTCGGCTCCCGGCGCCGGGCCCCGGCGGGCGGGCACCCCCGTTATGGTGCCCGCGCCGGCGCAGGGGGCGCTGGCCGTCGAGACCCGCGAGGACGTCGCGGCCCGGCTGCCCGGGCTCGCCGCCGCGCTGGCGGCGCTGGACGACCCGCCCACCCGCGCGGCCGTGACCGCCGAGCGCTCGCTCATGGCGCACCTGGGGGCCGGCTGCGCCGCCCCGGTGGGGGCGCTCGCCCGCCCAGACGGCGGCGGGGGCGACGGCCGGCCGTACTCCGACGACGGCCGGCTGCGCCTCGACGCGATCGTCGCCTCCCCGGACGGGGCGCGGCGCCTGGCCGTCCGGGAGGTCGCCTCCGCCCGGGAGGCGGAGGAGCTGGGGGCGCGGGCGGCGCGCTCGCTGCTGGAGGCGGGCGCCGCCGGGATCGCCGACCTGGGCGCCGGCGGGGCGGGCGGGCGCGGCGGGAGGCGCCGATGAGCGCCGCGGATCGCGCGACACCGCCAGCGCCGCGGCCCCTGGCGGGCCGGGTCGTCCTGGTGCCGCGCCTGCGCGAGCCCGACCCGCTCGCCGAGGCGCTGCGCACCGCCGGGGCCGAGGCGGTGCGCGCGGCGCTGACCCGCACCGTCGCGGGCGACGCGGCCGAACTCGCCGCCGCCTCCGCCCGCCTGGCCGCCGGGGAGTACGACTGGCTGGTCGTCACCTCCGCGCGCACCGTGGAGATGCTCGACGTCGGCGCGGCGCCGGTCTCGACGGCGGTGGCGGCGGTCGGGTCGGCGACGGCCCGGGCGCTCGCGGAGGCGCTGGGCCGGGACCCGGACCTGGTGGCGGGCGGGAGCGCCCGGGCGCTGCTGGAGGCGCTGGCCGGGCGGGGGGTGGCCCCCGGCGCCCGGGTGCTGCTGCCGCAGTCGGCCCTGGCGGCCCCGCTGCTGGCCGAGGGCCTGCGGGGCCTGGGCGCGCACGTGGACCGGGTGGACGCCTACACGACCCGCACGGCCGCACCCGCCGACCTGCCGCCCGGATTGGTCGGGCGGTGGCGGGCCGGCGGGGTGGACGCCGTCATCGTCACGGCCGGTTCGACGGCGCGCGCCGCGGTCGAGCTGCTGGGGCCGGCGCCCCCGGGCACCGTCGTCGTCGCCCTGGGCGGGCCGAGCCGGGCGGCCGCGGCGGCCGCGGGCCTGGCCCCCGCGGGCGACATCGCTGCCTCCCCCTCGCCGAACCCGGACGACGTCGTCGCCGAGATCATCGCCGGGATCGACCGCCGCCCGCGCCCGCTCCGACCGGGCTCGCACGCGGGCGCGACGCCCCCGCACCCGCCCACCGACCGGCGGCCCGCCGAACCGGCCGCCACCCAGCGCTCTGCCGCCCAGCGCCCCGCCGAACCGCCCGCCACCCAACCGCACCGAGGAATCATGACCGAGCACACCGCCCCCGCCTCCCCCGCCGAGCCCGAGCCCGCCACTCCCGGCGCATCCGCCGCCCCCGCGCCCGCCGAGCCCGCCGGCGTCTCCCCCGCCGCCAGCTTCCTGGCCGACCGGGGCGTGCCCGCGCCGTCGGCCCCCGTGATCCGCCCCCGCCGCCTGCGCACCACCCCCGCCATGCGCGGCCTGGTCGCCCAGACGCGGATCCGCCCCGACGCGCTCATCTACCCCGTCTTCGTTCGCGAGGATATCGCCGAGCCCCGGCCCATCGGCGCCATGCCGGGCCAGTGGCAGCACACACTGGACTCCGTGCGCCGCGAGGCCGCCGCCTGCGCCGCAGCCGGCGTGGGCGCCATCGACCTGTTCGGCGTGCCCGCGACCCGCGACGAAACCGGCTCGGGGGCCTGGGCCGAGGACGGCATCCTCAACCGGGCGGTCGCGGCTGTGCGGGCCGAGGTCGGCGACGCGCTCGTCGTGTGCGCCGACACCTGCCTGGACGAGTTCACCTCCCACGGCCACTGCGGCCTCCTGCGCCCCGGGCCCGGCCCGCGCGCCGGCGAGGTCGACAACGACCCCACCCTCGCCCTCTACCAGGCGATGGCCGTGGCCCAGGCCGAGGCCGGGGCGCACATGGTCTCGCCGTCGGGCATGATGGACGGGCAGGTCGCCGCGATCCGCGCCGCCCTGGACGCCACCGGGCACGACGACGTCGCCATCCTGGCCTACTCGGCGAAGTACGCCTCGGCCTACTTCGGGCCCTTCCGCGAGGCCGTGGGCTCCACGCTCACCGGCGACCGGCGCACCTACCAGCAGGACCCGGCCAACCGGCGCGAGGGGCTGCGCGAGGTCATGCTCGACGTCGAGCAGGGCGCGGACATGGTCATGGTCAAGCCGGCCGGCCCGTACCTGGACGTGCTGGCCGACGTCGCCGCCGCCAGCCCGGTGCCGGTGGCCGCCTACCAGGTGTCGGGCGAGTACGCCATGGTCGAGGCGGCCGCCGCCAACGGGTGGATCGACCGCGAGCGGGTCATCGCCGAGTCGGTGATGGGGATCGTGCGCGCCGGGGCGGACTGTGTGCTCACCTACTGGGCGCGCGAGCTGGCCGAAGGGCTCGGCGGGCGGTGAGCGCGCCGCGCCGCCCTGCCTGCCCCGTTCGTCCCACCTGCATCACTCGCCTCACCACAGGCGCGGGCGAGCCCTCAGCGGGCTCGGCGGTGGTGGTGTCGGACATCTCGCCTCACCACAGGCGCGGGCGAACCGGTAGGCGGACGGTCCGGCGACCCAAAAAGGTGGCCGGCGCATATCTTTCACCCCCCATCCCGCGCCCCTCCCATCCCGAAGTGGCGCAATAACGCCATTCCCCGGATGCGTGGGAGCCGTCGCGCACCCGAAAGATACGCGCCGGCCACCTTTTTCCGCCGCGCCGACGCATCCTCGGACAGAAGCGGGCCCCGGAGGCCTCCACCGCCCCAGGACCATCACCGACACCGGCCCGGACCGCAACAGTAAGGGCCGCCGGCCGGGCACCGCCGCGGGAATCACCGCCACGCCGAGGGGCTCACCCCGGGCCGAGCCGGTCCCGACCCCAGGATTTCGTTGGAAGAACATGGAATTGCGCAAGCCGGCCCCGGCCGCCCCGGGCCCGCACCGGTTCGGAGTCAGTCGCACCACCCCGGGGTCGGCGGGGGTGTTCCGGGTCGTGGGTTCGTCGTCGTCCTCGCCGCTTATTCCGCTCGGGCCCGGGCCCGGGTTCCGCCGGACGGCGTCTGCTACGCCCCTTCACCCTCCACTGCGCCTCTTTCTCTCTGCTGCGCCCCCTACCCCTCCGCTACGCTCCCTTTCCTCGTACAGTGAAAGGTGAAGGGGCGTAGCAGAGCGAAAGTGGCGTAGCAGACGAGCGAGGCGGGGCGGGGCGGTGGATGGTCCGACGTCGCCCCTGTGCATCGCGGTTCGCCTGGGCGAGGCTCGTCGCCGTGCCCGTGGTCCTCGGCCAGGTCGCCCCAGGCGGAGTTGTCGCCCTACCTCGTCGCCGCGCCCGTGCGGGTCCTCGGGCCGGTGGTTCCGGACGTGGTGCCGAGGCCTGCCTCGTCGCCGCGCCCGTGCGGGGATCCTCGTTCCGGCGCTGGTGCGCTCGTCCGCGTCGGTCTCACGGACGGGGGCGACCGCCGCATCGAGTTCGGCCTCCACGGGCGGCGAGGCGGAGTCGCGCCAGCGTGATCGCCATGAGGTCGGACGCCTCGATCGAGGCCGTTGGAGTAGGCCCGGTGCCAGCGCCGCGTCGGCTCAGTGCAGAGAACCGGCACCGGCTCGGCACCGTCGTCGTGGGCACCGGCGCCGGTCGCACCGATCGCGACGTAGAGTCGCGCGTGACGCCGCCCCCGCCCGCCCCCTCGGCGGCGGTCGGCCAGCGACCCGGCGACCCGCTCGACCACCACTGGAGGAACCATGACGAGCCCCGTCCCCGCGCGCCCGGACTCCCCCGCCCCCGCCGCCCCCGCGTCCCCCTCGCCCGCCACCAGCGCCCGCCTCTTCGACGCCGCCCGCGCCGTCATCCCCGGCGGCGTCGACTCGCCCGTGCGCGCCTTCGGCTCGGTGGGCGGCGCCCCCGTCTTCATCGCTGGCGCCCGCGGCGCCCGCGTCAGGGACGTCGAGGGCCGCGAGTACGTCGACCTGGTGGGTTCGTGGGGGCCGGCCCTGCTCGGCCACGCCCACCCCGCCGTCGTCGAGGCCGTGCGCCGGGCGGCGGGCCGCGGCCTGTCCTTCGGGGCGCCCACCGCCGCCGAGACCGAGCTGGCCGAGGCGGTGCGCGAGCGCGTGCCCGTCGCCGAGCGGGTGCGCCTGGTGTCCACCGGCACGGAGGCGACCATGACGGCGATCCGCCTGGCCCGCGGGGCGACGGGCCGCGACCTGGTGGTGAAGTTCGCCGGTTGCTACCACGGCCACTCCGACGGCCTGCTGGCGGCGGCCGGCTCGGGGGTGGCCACCGGCGGCCTGCCCGGGTCGGCGGGAGTGCCCGCCGCCGTCGCCGCCCAGACGATCGTCCTGCCCTACAACGACGCCGACGCCCTGACCGGGTGCTTCGAGGCCCGCGGGCGGGACATCGCCGCGGTCATCGCCGAGCCGGCGCCGGCGAACATGGGCGTCGTGCCGCCCGCGCCGGGCTTCAACGCGACCATCCGCGAGGTGAGTGCGGCGCACGGCGCCCTCATGATCGCCGACGAGGTCCTCACCGGCTTCCGCGTGGGCCCGGCCGGGTTCTGGGGGCTGGAGGCCCTGGACGGCTGGTCGACGGCGCTGGACGACGGCGGGGCCGGCCCGGCCGCATCGCCGTCGTGGCCGGGGGCGGACTGGCGCGAGCGGGCGGCCTGGGTGCCGGACCTGCTGACCTTCGGCAAGGTGGTGGGCGGCGGCATGCCGCTGGCGGCCCTGGGCGGGCGGGCCGACGTCATGGAGCTGCTGGCGCCGGTCGGGCCCGTCTACCAGGCGGGGACGCTGAGCGGCAATCCGCTGGCCACGGCCGCCGGGCTCGCCACGCTGACTCTGGCCGACGACGCCGTCTACGCGACCGTCGCCGCCCGCGCCCGGCAGATCGGGGAGATCGTGGGCGCGGCGCTGGACGCCGAGGGGGTGGCGCACCGGGTGCAGCGCTCGGGCTCGCTGTTCTCGGTCGTGTTCGGGCCCGGGGCGGCCGAGCGCGGCGTGCGCGACTACGAGGGGGCGCGCGCCCAGGAGGCCTGGCGCTTCGGCCCCTTCTTCCGCGCCTTCCTGGAGGCGGGCGTGGCCCTGCCGCCCAGCGTCTTCGAGGCCTGGTTCGTCTCGGCCGCCCACGACGACGCCGAGCTGGAGCGCATCGCGGCGGCGGCGCCGTCGGCCGCCCGCGCCGCCGCCGCGGCCCGGCCCCCGCGCGGGACCGGCCCCGACGACTGACGGGACGCGCGGGTCCCGGCGCCGGTCCCGCGCGAGCGCGGAAGTAAGGTGCACGTCGCCGCCACCGTCACCGACTGGGTCGTTGGTCCCGCGCGAGCGCGGAAGTAAGAAGAAGGACGCAGGGCATGGGAACCAGGGATGACAGGCTCGAGCACCTCATCCGCCAGCTCGAGACCGCCGAGGGACCGGTGCCCGCGCGGGCGCTGGCCGCGGCGCTCCACGTGACCGACCGCAGCATCCGCTCCTACGTGCGCCAGCTCAACGGGGCCGGGGAGCGCGAGCTCATCGCCTCCACCCCGGCGGGTTACCGGCTCGACCGCCGCGTCCACCGGGAGCGGCGCGAGCTCGCCTCCCGCGGCCGTGACCGGGGCGCCACGCCGCACGAGCGCCTCCACGAGCTGACCCGCCGCCTGCTCGTATCCGGCCCGCACGACGTCTTCGCCCTCGCCGAGGACTTCTGCGTGAGCCACTCGACGATCGAGGCCGATCTGGGCCGGGTGCGGATGCTGCTGAGGGATTACGACCTGGTGCTGAGCCGGTCCCGCGACAACGTCGCCGTCGAAGGACCCGAGCGGCGGCGGCGCAGGCTCATGCGGCAGGTGCTGCTCGCCCCCGGCGACCGGGACGGGGAGTCGGCGGCGCACGTCGCCCGCCGCCGCCGACGCCATGAGCTCATGCGCGTCGTCCGCGGAGTCCTGGAGTCCTTCTCGATCAGCCTCAACGAGTACGTGCTCCTCGACCTGTGCACGCACCTGTACATCGCACTCGAGGGCCTGCCCACGAGCTACGGGGAGCCCGCCGCCGCGCCGGCGCGCATCCTCCGGGCGGCCGAGGCCGTCGTGCGCGGCGTGGAGGAGTGGTCCGGGCGCCGCCTGCCCGCGCCCGAGACGGGCTTCGTGAGTGCCTTCCTCCTGGTGAGCACCCATCAGGCGCTCGACGCCGCCGCCCTCGACCTCCGCGTCGCCGGCGCCGTGCGCGAGGGGGCCCTGCGACTCGACGACCACTTCCTCGTCCGCCTCTACGACGGCGAGGAGTCCATGCTCGGCCTGGCGGTCCACGTTCAGCACATGGTGGCCAGGATCCGCTCCGGTCATGACGTCGCCCGCCCCTTCGGTCCCGAATTCCAGATGAGCCACCCCCTCGCCCACGAGCTGGCCCTGTACTTCTCCCAGAGCCTGGAGGGGTCGCTCGGCATTCAGATCCCCCGGCCCGAGGTCGATTTCCTCGCGCTCCATCTGGGGGCCCGGTTCCAAAGACTCATGGACGCTGAGCAGCTCGTGACCATCACCCTCGTCCTGCCGCGCTTCGGCACCATCGCCGACGACGCCGTGCACCGCCTGACGCAGGGCCTGCACGGGCAGGCGGTGGTCGAGCGCCTCGTCACCGAGATCGACGCCGAGGTCTCGCGCCGTCCCAGCGACCTCGTCGTCAGCGCCGTCGATCTCGACGTCGACCCCTCCGTTCCCGTGGTGCGAATCAGCCCCCTGTGCTCGGGCCACGACCTGGACCTGGTGCACCGGACCGTGCTCGACGAGAGGCGCCGAACCCAGCGCCACCGGGTCTGGTCCGCCCTGGTCGCGTTCACCGACGAGCACCTCTTCGAACACGTCGAGGAGGAGTTGACGCAGGACGAGGCCCTGGAGCGGGCCTTCGGCCTCCTGCGCGCGGCCGGGGCGGTGGGCCACTCCTTCCTCGACGACGTGCGGGACCGGGAGCGCCGCTCCCCCACCGCCTTCGGCGGGCGCTTCGCCATCCCGCACTCCTTGTA is part of the Actinomyces sp. oral taxon 414 genome and encodes:
- a CDS encoding hydroxymethylbilane synthase — protein: MVARDLRAVAARAGTALRVELVEVRTRGDVDPTALARLGGAGVFAAALRTALLDGECDLAVHSFKDLPTAPAPGLVVAAVPAREDPRDALCLPGGAGSGADPGAGRTGTADSAGPAEATGPAGRGALARLRPGARVGTGSPRRAAQLLSVRPDLEIVEIRGNVPTRLARVVGSAVGPDGPMGAVREPDLDAVVLALAGLRRLGLEAYASLVLPAAPAGPAPPDGAAVGRACGSAPGAGPRRAGTPVMVPAPAQGALAVETREDVAARLPGLAAALAALDDPPTRAAVTAERSLMAHLGAGCAAPVGALARPDGGGGDGRPYSDDGRLRLDAIVASPDGARRLAVREVASAREAEELGARAARSLLEAGAAGIADLGAGGAGGRGGRRR
- the hemB gene encoding porphobilinogen synthase, with the protein product MTEHTAPASPAEPEPATPGASAAPAPAEPAGVSPAASFLADRGVPAPSAPVIRPRRLRTTPAMRGLVAQTRIRPDALIYPVFVREDIAEPRPIGAMPGQWQHTLDSVRREAAACAAAGVGAIDLFGVPATRDETGSGAWAEDGILNRAVAAVRAEVGDALVVCADTCLDEFTSHGHCGLLRPGPGPRAGEVDNDPTLALYQAMAVAQAEAGAHMVSPSGMMDGQVAAIRAALDATGHDDVAILAYSAKYASAYFGPFREAVGSTLTGDRRTYQQDPANRREGLREVMLDVEQGADMVMVKPAGPYLDVLADVAAASPVPVAAYQVSGEYAMVEAAAANGWIDRERVIAESVMGIVRAGADCVLTYWARELAEGLGGR
- the hemL gene encoding glutamate-1-semialdehyde 2,1-aminomutase, whose translation is MTSPVPARPDSPAPAAPASPSPATSARLFDAARAVIPGGVDSPVRAFGSVGGAPVFIAGARGARVRDVEGREYVDLVGSWGPALLGHAHPAVVEAVRRAAGRGLSFGAPTAAETELAEAVRERVPVAERVRLVSTGTEATMTAIRLARGATGRDLVVKFAGCYHGHSDGLLAAAGSGVATGGLPGSAGVPAAVAAQTIVLPYNDADALTGCFEARGRDIAAVIAEPAPANMGVVPPAPGFNATIREVSAAHGALMIADEVLTGFRVGPAGFWGLEALDGWSTALDDGGAGPAASPSWPGADWRERAAWVPDLLTFGKVVGGGMPLAALGGRADVMELLAPVGPVYQAGTLSGNPLATAAGLATLTLADDAVYATVAARARQIGEIVGAALDAEGVAHRVQRSGSLFSVVFGPGAAERGVRDYEGARAQEAWRFGPFFRAFLEAGVALPPSVFEAWFVSAAHDDAELERIAAAAPSAARAAAAARPPRGTGPDD
- a CDS encoding BglG family transcription antiterminator; amino-acid sequence: MGTRDDRLEHLIRQLETAEGPVPARALAAALHVTDRSIRSYVRQLNGAGERELIASTPAGYRLDRRVHRERRELASRGRDRGATPHERLHELTRRLLVSGPHDVFALAEDFCVSHSTIEADLGRVRMLLRDYDLVLSRSRDNVAVEGPERRRRRLMRQVLLAPGDRDGESAAHVARRRRRHELMRVVRGVLESFSISLNEYVLLDLCTHLYIALEGLPTSYGEPAAAPARILRAAEAVVRGVEEWSGRRLPAPETGFVSAFLLVSTHQALDAAALDLRVAGAVREGALRLDDHFLVRLYDGEESMLGLAVHVQHMVARIRSGHDVARPFGPEFQMSHPLAHELALYFSQSLEGSLGIQIPRPEVDFLALHLGARFQRLMDAEQLVTITLVLPRFGTIADDAVHRLTQGLHGQAVVERLVTEIDAEVSRRPSDLVVSAVDLDVDPSVPVVRISPLCSGHDLDLVHRTVLDERRRTQRHRVWSALVAFTDEHLFEHVEEELTQDEALERAFGLLRAAGAVGHSFLDDVRDRERRSPTAFGGRFAIPHSLYMDAERTALCVLVLAHPVPWGASAVDLVITLAVGPQERAVFRDVLDELVRVLSDPVGVDALVSAGIYYAGFMAALRRQTMI